The sequence below is a genomic window from Lemur catta isolate mLemCat1 chromosome 12, mLemCat1.pri, whole genome shotgun sequence.
aaaagttttaaaatataactgtttTGGTGACATCCCAAAGTTTTAAGAAATCACATTAGAAATGTTCAGCACAGTACCACCTAATATAGTTCCATTCTAACTGGAACACTGTAAAAGCTACTTTCTAAATTCAATCAGTGGGAATCAGCAATCAGCAAATACCTGATGTTTCTGATAGAGCTGAGTGAATATACacagcttttaaaattcttttgaattaGCTAACAAGCACTGACATTTTTGAGGTGGGTGAGGGTTAGCTATTTTCTTACCATCTCCGTATCAAGTtaggaaaaaaagattcaagCCCAGATCAAACTGTTTCACATacagatttaaataaatattttttagcaaGCATCCAGAGAATGTTTATGTAACCTGTTCTGTAGGCTCAGTGAAGCCCTACTTATGATTAAGTTCACCCACCACTTTGCATGAAAGGTCTACTTCAGGTGGGCTTGACAATATTCCAGAGATAGGATTGTCCTAACCCAATCAGCAACAGCAACCAGAAATTCTGGACTGAAATGGTAGGATGCAAAACCTTTAGGGATCAAGCCTCAGGCACCATGCCTAAGGGCACAGGCCACGGGCCTTactagatttttatttccttttcatccaAGGATGAGGAGTTACTCTAAAACAATTTAGTCAGTTCACATATCCTGAATACCTCTAGTTTTACCAATGAGAGCCACTACTAGTATCTATTGTATTGATCAACAAGCAACTGATTTCAAAAAGACGACCTACTTCACAAATTTACTTTGCTGATTTCTCAAAACCTCTGGCAGTGACTTAAATGGGACTTCATACATTTACTCTGCTGATACTAGGCACTGTACAcaccagtaaaaaaaaacaaaaacaaaaattaccccatttcaaatttaaaggaaaactgtAGCCCCTGAAACTACAATTTTCATAattatgtttttgatttgttcttggtgtttatctaaacaaaaaaatattttgacatttattaCAGTAGATCTATCCCTTTCCTTCCTGAACACATACACTTTACCAAATTCCAACTTTTGTAGCAGCTGGGCATCCTGAGATTGCTTAAGAGACTGACCAGTTATCAGGTACTGACCTTGGCTATCTCCCAAAACTGCACGTAGGCCTGGGAAGCAGCAGTGCCTACTGTTGTTCTGGAACTTTGTTGCAACACTCTCCAAACTATTTTCCTCTAAATATTATGTGACCTATTTTTAGGTATggcattattaatatatataatatatcctTAAATTTCAGTAAATATCAGTAAGTGGTTCTCAACAATCCATAATTTGGGGTACTTTTATTTGAGGGAGGGATGGTCACAATGACTGGCATTAGTGAGTAAGGGCCAGGGAGGCTAAATGAATCCTGCAATAGGATGACAGTCTTTCACCATAAAGAGCTGTCCCACCCAAAAAGCCAACAGTGTCTGTCCATGTAGAGACACTGAGCTGCTGTCACCTGGTACAGTAACAAAGACAGAAACTTCATTTTAGTCATATAACTTTTTCTACTAGAGAACAAGCCAGACAATttcagttattaaatattttattaaatacaaaaaatatttatatgctacAAAAATTGTTTCAGTGAAAATTACCCCAGAAAGTACAAAATCACAAAATAACTAGTTTTCTACACCTTGGTTTGGTCAAGAAACTTATAGGCAAATGGAAGGTATGTAGTAAGTACTTACTGCAGTGCTAACTTCAGTTTTGAGAACAAGAAGAAAATCTGTAACTCTGAAGACGTATATCTTATTCATAGATTTCTTCAAAATgcttactttataaataaatcatataaagAATTGTTCAGACTTGTTTGGTGATGTCTCAAATTCAGAATGTTTACAAAGAAAACACATGTAAAAGCAATCACTTTAATGCaagtaaatgctttttttttcttttttaagtatcCTTTAAAATAGCAGTTCCCAAACTTTAACATGCATGAGAATTTCCTGGGAagagcttgttaaaatacagattgttGGCCTCACCTCCAGAGTTTCTTACAAGTTCACTGGTGGTTCTGATGCTGTTGGTCTGGGCAgaatactttgagaaccactgctttaagaTCTAGTCTCCAGAATTCAAACTAATAAGCAATGCTCATATACCTTTGCTTTTTCTAATAGTAAATAAAGAATATTGCAGGTATGGCTTTGACACACTTTAAATCTTTAGATTCTTGAAATGTTCTACTGAAATAGAACATATAATTTATGCATCTCAGCTCACAATGATTCCCATAAGTTCAAAAGACAACCACGGGACAGTCCAAATCTGGATAATCTGTGacaacatgaaaacattttacaaaatacattgCAACTATTAGGTTACAGCGACCTTGCTCCCATCTTCTCCATGCTTCTCTATAGAAAatctaataaattataaaaagtactGTACTCAGAATGAGAACTTAACCTATCATGaatgtatacataaaatatcACAGTGAATTATCATACTCAAGACTAAGATTCAGGAACTTCTTCATCAGGACAGCAGTAATATTCCACAAAACATATTTGTCCATCTTCATTTCTAATCATATACTGCAGTGAAAGGAATCCTCGGTAATCTGTCCGAATAGATACCTTACAAGATAGAACTAATGCCTTTGTAGATGGTTTCAGTAGAGAAATCTTGTATCtatagaaaagtaaacaaaaaactgTTATTTTGACACATTCAACACTGTTCATGATTCGAAGTAAAGGACAAAAAATAGCCCAGGACTACCAAGCAGCAAACATAATATCAAGTACTTATCCAATTTGCTAATatgttctcttgatttttttttaattcatccaCTAATACAACTCCAAATCCCCAAATAAGTCTGGCACCCTactgttcactttttaaaaatgttacgcatttttattaacagattaaaaggttttttttatttaatagaaatttgGTATTTAACCTCACCTTCATCACCAGTGGCAACCTCTATATTAAGAACTAACCTGTTGACCTGGGTCTGATTACAATGAAATGCTTCCAtcaaatcagaatctttgggataGTCAAGATGGGAACTTCCTGCATTTCCAAAAGTAGATAACCTACAGAAAATGGGCAACTCATTTATTCACTGGTCCAACAATAAGCCATGTTAGGATACAAATAAAGCAAAGACTTCCTTAAGCTTATATTGGTAGATAAAACagacatgtaaataaatgtttatgatatACTGTAACGAGTACCATAATAAAGGTACCCACGGATGCTGTGGGAGTACAGGGAAACTAGCAGCTAATCAACACCTTTGAAGAAAACCAGTCACAAAATGGCAGgttgcttcaatttcattacCTTGATCCTACCCTGATAATGACTTTTCCTCATCCTAAGTCAGGAACATATAACAGAAAACAGTGAATTGACAAGTGATGGAAGATTTGATCTAAGTTAACTGCAAGCCTTGGGTCCTCTTCCCAATCTTTACTGCCACACCAAGCAATCACGGCTTTTCTGTATCTTACACTACTCTTAAGGCTGGTTTATGGTTTTCCTCACTTGGCTGTATCAGCAGTTGTgtgtagacaatatataaatgttaaagtGTTGATTTAATCTGCAAGAACTTCAGGAGCATTTGCTATGAGGTTAGCATGTTGATAAGTACTAAATGAGCATGGTAATAAGACCTAGGTGTTTTCCCTAAGCTCCACCTCTACTTTTCATCTTCCAGGTGTTGGTTTTCCCAgggtctttcttttctttcttcttctattaataatattacttCTTTCTCTGAGCCATCTATCCATGCCCAGCCATGATGATTCTAAATCTAAATTCCCAGTCTAGAGTGATCTCCTGAGCACCCTATTGTCACGGGTACCTCAAATTTAAcatatccagaaaaaaatttcaactcCTACCTCCCTACCATCAAATCATTTCCCATCCTGGAGATGAAAGATTCCATGATCCATCTAGTTATCCATGCTGAGAGAGATCACTTAAGAGGAGATCCTCTGAAATACCGTTTAAGTGCCTGTAATTTTAATTCACACCACTGCTTAAGCAGGGTTTccttgatttccattttttttttttaaaagacaggatctcattttgtcacccaggctggaatgcaatggtgcaatagcttactgcagcctcaaactcctgggctcaggtgatcctcctgccccagactttggagtagctaggactagaggcgTATGTCATCataccagctaattttttaaacttctgtaaagatggggtctcgctgtattgcccaggcttgtctcaaactcctggcctcaagggttcctcccaccttggcctccccaagtgttGGGAATTAAAGGCTTGAGCTACACTCCTGGTCAGATTTCcaatttcattaacattttaatgaaactTGAGGCAAATTTTTAACTGCCTAATGCCATGACAAGAGCCTGAAATTCTTCTAAAGTAGATACAAAAAGAACAATACATTTTATTCCTCATGAATTTAGCTCctttattctttgatattctgaaacatttcaaaaaagaatatttagatCCCCTTTCTGTTAGAATCTCTAAATTGATTCTAATCCTGAAAAGAGACTAgccattttataatttgttgGGTCAAAATATCAAGAGCAGCTTTATAGTTTTTGACATTGTGTTCCTGATGAAAGTTGTCCTCCCTTAGGAAACTGACCTTGACCCATCCTCCGTAAGTATTCATGTACCGTTTCCTAAGTATCTCTGTGTATAATTATGGTACTTAATGGCTAGCAATTTTGTTCCCTCTCTGCTGTTTCACATATCTCCTCTTTGCCTAGATTTTAAGCTATTCTTCCCATGGTGGTTAATCACAGTAGGTGATCGATACTTAGTGAATTAACCACATATAGAAAACATCTACTTCTGTTTGCATCCAGAACTAacttgaaagaaagagaaaaagatattatataaTACGAACACCTTTTTGAAACGTTTAAGCCCAGTTTTCCTCATAATGTAACCTGGTCTACAACAGTGAATAATACAACAATGAAAAGACCATTAGTTTATGAATCAGGTGACTCGGCTTCTCATCTAGAAACCAACACTACCTAACTATGAAACCCTAAATAGTGAGTTAATCTTCCTAGGGCTTAAGTTTCATGATTTGTAAAATTATGATGTAAGAGTACAAGCTCTCTAAAGTTCTGAAAATTCTAAGAacttgaataataaaaattctgtatCCTTAGCAAATGTGTAAGTGGGGAGATGGAGTACAGACCACATTAACTATAACTGCATTGCTCTCAAGTACCTGAAATAAGGCTTGTCAGGAGACATGGTAATCTGTAGGACCTCACTTGTCATATCCAATTCGGAAAATGCTTCACGCAGCCCCTCTGACTgcagaataattttattaataacattggTACTGCAGAAATCGAAGTCCAGAGtctcctcaggctcctgagtattGATTTTGCAGACTGTCACCACTCCTCCTTCCTCAAGGAACAGCATCAAAGGGTAACCATAACCTTGGTAGCACATCCGAAGTGCAGTTAAAGTCCCTGTAGCAATGGAAATCATGCTTTGGGCTTAGCTTTATCGCTCTGAGTTCAGCTTCTCCAAATGATACATAAAATTTCTCAATAATTCCTTCTGCCCAACTTCTAGCATATTATGTATCTCCTCATAAGAAGGGATTACACCTTCCCTGATGACAGTTGTGTGTAGACAATTccaaaaataactaagaaaactGGGAACCAGAACAAAATATAATGTAACCTTCTACAATCATTCTCAGCTTGtcaaaaacacctcagaaatagctTATTGATTTTATACATATGCAATTTCAGGATGGAGAATCTACATGGACCAACACAGCAAATAACGTAATTGTTGTAGAATTGGCTATGCTATTCCTTGAAGATTCAATTTGTGCAACAGTGGATTGCTTTGATATTACTATAATGTCAGTGTATTCACCATGATAAGGATCCTTCCAGCATTTTCTACTGGGAGatattctttacattttcttgaattttaagatcaaattgagaaagagagagtagTTAATGGTGGTATGAGTTTTAACACTGCAAACACTAGAGGGAAGGAAGAATATGACAGGATATTTGAGCTCCTTCCCCTTACTGGATGGATAGCCACACTGAAGAATGGAAGAAGGCACATGCTTTTATGAAAAACCAACTGGGAAACATTGTATTAggaaatatataattcttaataGTAGAATTGTCagtgcaaaattaaaatatatttttctggagAACTGTAATTAAATTTTCCCTAGCTAATCTCCAGGCTGCTTTCCtatgaaataaaatcattatgcTGAGGATTCTTTGTAGTTTTATGTCCATAGCAACTGAATTTCaccattcataaaaataattccctaaacaaataaaaaatatattttaaagaaaagcatttggGAAAATAGACAATTTATgaacaggcagaaaaaaaaaaacaaattttgaacaCAGTAAACTAGAAGTTAGGACATCTGGCTTCTATTTTTCTCTGCCACTAACTAGTTGTGTAATTCTGGACAAGTTAGGGAAAAGAAGcaattaaaacatatttcacaATGTTAAACATATTTAAGACATGTCCAAAGTATTCTTTTGGCCAGTTCAAATTTAAAATCCCAAAAAccttgtaacttaaaaaaaaagatgaatataaatACTTTACAAATATGAAAGAAACTATAAACACACTTTCAGTTGATATTATGAAACATCAGAATCCATGATTTTGACCACTGAAGAATGAATTGGCAATTTCCTAAAGAAATGCTTATAATCCAAGTAATGTCCTGTATTTTTCTGACCATTCTGTGGAAtgcttttatgtctttaaaatgataataaagtgGTTTACCTGGCATAGGATTTGATCCAAAAATAGATAAACAGTCTAAAAGGACAGTTAAATTAATTCGAAAAGTAACAGACTCTTCCTGAACTGTAAACTCTTGAAATATTCCAGCctacaaaaaaagtaaacatgaaaatgtGGTTAGatatattaaagaattaaaactaaCATATATGGTTCTAGATTTCactttataagttttaaaataacaatattgtgTTAACCCCACGAGAATAATTTCTAATTACCAATCAAAACATCTTAGTTTCATCCATTATAACAATACTACTGAAAAGTTGAAGGCGTACCAGTAATTTAAGCCCCATGCAAAACTTTGTTAAGGATATTCATCTCCCTTCCTGGATCTGAAACTATTCCTGATGTGATTTGCCCCTGTGTCCTTTTTGTGCCCATCATTATCACTAAGGCCACTTGGAAAATAGACACAGAATTTTATAATGCATGTGTGATAttagttttcaatttcttttgagGACAAGAGCCATGTCTTACTTATCCCTCTATTCCTGAGGTCATACTCTGCACTTAGATGTTGAAAAAAATGCTGATTTAAATCTGAAATCTTACCTGAACCATACAAATAATACTTTGTAACCACAAAGATTCTGTTACAACCAATAAAAGCAAaagtactttttaataataggGAGGTAGTTATAACATAGTGATGAAGAGCATATGTTCTGGAAACAAACTTTCTGCATTCTCATCCCAATTCAGCCATTTACCGGTTATGAGACTGCTGGCAAATCACATTGTGCCTCGTTTCTACATATGTAAAAATGGGAATCACAACAGAAGGACTATTGTGAAGATGAAGTAAGTTAAACTCTCAGGGGAATACCTAGCCTATAGTTTAGCTTAATAAACTTTAGTCAACATTGTTATTAACCATTATCTCTgtaaaacaaaatgggaaaagaatctgttaccaggagagaaaagaattcaaataatGACATTTTGCTCTCTAACTTAAATTGCTTCTAAGATCTTCAGAATTCATTAAACGCACAAAGAACATCATATGTCACAGACTTAAAGGTGCCTACTTGCATACCTGAATAAAAGCATTTGCTTGCACACACTTTGCATTTTCCACGGTAACTTTGATTCCGTTTTTCGTAGCAAAACACGTGGCATGTTCTCGGAAATGAATAGCTTTCAGGATAGTGGAGAGATTCCTAACGTTGTCCAGGCTGGCCACCAAGCTGTACTGATCATTCTCATCTTCGATATGCTGGGTTAGGAGGGGCATCGTCCACGGCACATTCGGTCCGCAGGGGTGCTCCTGGGCCCAACACCTGCTCCCACGGATCGCGAAACACCTGACAAGACTGGACAATAAAATCCCCCGCCAATGCCGACGAAGTCGGGCGACCTCAACCTGCGCCGAGGTGGCGTTAACGGGCCTGGGCGTTAAACTCGGCTGCCCAGGCCAACCCCACCTCTATCACTTCACCGACTCTGTAACTTTGGGGGAAATTACTTATCTCTCGGCTATGGTTTCCTCGTTTTCAGTATGGAGACAGAAATAGGTGAAAAGTTGTGAAGAATGAAAATACGTAACTGACACTGTAGTTCCGCTCCTGTCAAACTACTTACGTCAAACAGGAGCTACCAACCCGCAGTCGGAGCCGCCCCGCGCCACCACCCGAGCCTCCAACGCAGCCGGCGATGCGGGCGGGCCCGACGCCTCGGAAGGTCCTCCCGGAGTCACCGGCCCGCCCGCAGGGCGGCTTCCACTTACTAGTGCCGGGACCCTCAGTGCGGAAACCCTACCTTTGCGGTGGGGTCCGGACGCCCGAGAGTCTTTCCCTGCCAAGTCCCTGGGGAGGTGACCTGCAGTTGCCGGGAAACCGCGGAGGAAGTGAGCGGCTCCCGCCACTCTTTTCAGATCAGCCCTCCTCCTCGGCCACCGTCACCACAGAGCTGGAAGAAGCCTGGAGGGCCGCAGGTGCAGCACCACGAGACCGGAAGGAGGCACCATAGAGCTGGAGGAGGACCGGAGAGCGAGTGCACAGAGCGGCGCCATAGAGATCGGAAGGAGGAGCGAACGGCAGAGCCGGAAAAAGGGCCACGCGCGAAGGTAGTGAGGCAAGATGGCGGCAACGAAGAGGAAACGGCGTGGAGGCCTGGCGGTTCAGGcgaaaaagccaaaaagaaacgAAGATGATGCCAGGCCGCCAGCTAAGCGGCACGTTATCGCAGAAgaagtggaggaagaagagagagaccGTATCCCAGGCCCCGTTTGCAAGGTAAAAGGGGCTACTTTTGGTTTACTGTTGCGGCGGCACCTCCATACTCGTTTCCTGGGGTTACCTACTTGACTACAGCTCTGCTGCTTTCAGAGTAGCTCGGGTGTGGCCAGAGATCGTTCCTCGCAGTTCTACCTGCTGGACTAGGCACAGTGTTTACATCTAAGCCTCGTGCACGCGGGCGCTCTCTTGGAGGCGACGAACTCATAGGGAAGGGACTTTTGGGGGTACTCAACTCCAGAGTGATATTAAGAATTCACATAAATTGATGGTTTTTATTCGAAAGAAGGTAAACACAGGTTGTTGGAGTTAAGTTCTTAAGCTAGACAGAATGCTGTGGATTCTGTTGAAGCATAGCCTATGCTTTATTAGTTTATGTGTTCCTTGCGCTTAATAGTACTTCTTGCAGATAGCAGGTGGTAAGTAGATTGCCCTGTGTGGTGTGATGGCAAGCTCTAGGAAAGGAGTGAGCTCTGAAGAGTGAAAGATAAATGTATTCTGCGctcttttctcatttgcaaattaATAGGAAGAAAATACTTGGTTTTTGTGAACAATAATCTGGACTAGTGGATTTCCAGTAAACAGTAGTGTTTTTACTCTTCCTttaaagaactagaaagaaaTGTGATAGTATATATGTAAGCTGAGTCATACTTTGACACATTCTGTGGAAATGCAGGCGATAAAGATTACTTTTACTGTAAGATAGTAAGGTAAGGAATCATTAAGAACTTAGTCTTCAAGCTGGATCTCAAAGGAAGGATCGAATTTTGATGTGCAAAAGTGAGAGGGAACGAtccaagggagagaaaaaaagaacccaTGAAAAGCACTGAAGTGGGGAAATGCTGAAAATCTAAAAACTAGAGCCAGATTGGATTAGTGTAAGGTTGATTTGGGgcaatgtaaaaatgaaaatgtattttagaatcCACTGTTAAAGTTCTGTCATTCTGGACTTTGTTTAGAAAATTGTGGGAAATAAGCTCGTGATTGAAGCAGTGCTTCGAAAAGATTAAGCTGTTGATAGTCTGCCATATGTATTGGAGGAGCTCCTGTCTGGGAAGGGTGGCCACTTGGGAGATTCGAAGTCAATATAAGGCTACAAATAAGGACAGTGTgaataaaaaaggattaaaaattgCTGCAAAGAGAAGTTGATAGCATTTAGTCTTATGGGAGAATAAGAGCAAATGGAGGAGTCAAAAACTTGGGGGACTAAAGTCATGGTGccagcatcaaaaaaaaaaaaaaagaaatagcaaagaaattTGCCAGATTGAAGGTATAAGATAATGTTTAGTATTATAAAGTTGATTTGAGGTGTTTGTCAAGTGCTTGGATTATTAGGGCTGGAGAGAGTTTGTTACATTTTTGTAGACTTGACAATTGAACCTGTGGAAATGATTATGAAATCTCTTGTCAAGGAGAGAACGGAAGTTTAAAAAGAGGGCTAAGAAAGAATGTTTAGGATTGGGAGGAGGAACTGGAGAGattgatgaaaaacaaaaaaggaagaaaccagGGATGGCATTTCTCGGGGGCGGATGTGGTCAGTGAATGTTGCTGAGAGATGGAGTTAAAGGGGTCAGGATTgatacttaaaaaacaaacaaggtaGGTTCAGtatgagattttaaaatcttctaaCATTTTGTTTAGGGCAAGTGGAAAAATAAGGAACGGATTCTCATCTTTTCTTCCAGAGGAATAAATTTCAGAACAAGACATTTAATGCAGGACTTGAGAATGTTGATGCCTCATTCTAAAGCAGgtacctttaatatttttttaaaatttgtatttataaacttgcttgtttatatatttaaaattatgtatttactgTTTATTTGTTCCATCTTGTCAGCTAAAGAACTATGATGCCTCAGAAGTTTATCCTTCTAAGTGCCAGTTTTTCTAGTTAACATTTTGTTGGAAATTCTTTACAGAATTCAttagatattttctttactttttaaaacagatattctaatattattgaaacattttttctttttaatagacttaatgaggtataatttatatacagaaaagtttctgcattttaaatgtgtatacacCATTTTGATCACCACCCAGCTCAAGTTATTGAACATAAGGTCCAGGAATGCCTTCATTATAGTGCTCTCAGAGGTTGAGATAGTTGGGATGAGATGGTTTGTCCTTCTGAATGATTCCTGACTACCATGTATTGCTTTctgagctgtttttttttaactttttattaaaaaattagtgGATTTGGGATAAGATTTGAAGCACCTTTAAATTGGGCTCAGCCTATTTCTGAATAccaagctttttgttttgtttttcaagcaGTGGTTTACCTTCAAGCAAGTGAAGAATGTCTGGTCTTTAGAATGGTGACAGTGTGCCGTTACACAGCTATAGTTGTGCCTATTTTGGGAAATGCTTTAGGTTTTAATTCTAGGTAATAACTTAGTTCTTCCCCAGTGCCTGTCAGACTGGGGTCTGTTGCAATATCTTCAGATCTctgaaatgaagagaaattttaatttgtatgttttctttttctatgatagcccaaaactaatttttaaaatcagttttctttGACAACTATGATTCAAAATTGAAAGGTATTTTCATCAgttaagattttaatttcttaCGTGAATGTTTTCTGAAATTGGGCTCCTTCAACATAATCTTCAGTTTgtgagaatttttccatttttgaaaggGATTCATACCTAAAGTCTTAGACACACTGCTTAGACCAtaacttaaaattcttaataactattttttacttattttctttacatttaaaaagattcAAGATTTTTGAAGAGGTTGGGTGCTTTCAGGTctaatcattttgaaaattaataatgaaatatcCTTTAAATGAAGAGTataaaaaccttaaaactaatTTCTAGATAGCATATGTGATGTGATTGAAGTAACTTTGAAATTaccttttgtttactttttctttttttctttttatagatacTAAAATGGATCGTAAAGATAAGTTATTTGTGATTAATGAGGTAATTTTAGAACACTCACTGTCTATAGTCGTCATTGAGTGCTTTAGTGCATATTATTTCTCAGTCATTTCCATGTCTTGTCTCAACAAGCATATTGAAATTTCCTGAGGACAAGGATTATATCTCATTTTGTTCTCCCATAATGTCTAGTATTGTGCTAAATTCATATTAGGTACTGATAAAAATTATCAatcaatatatgtaaaataaaatataaagcccATTAAATACATATGGAAAACCCACATTGTAAAAagcatttttctaatattaaaagtGATACATGTGGAATTTGCTCTTAAGGTATTACAAACTGGTAATAGGTtacattttcaaagtaatttttaggGGATTAGggcaggtgtggtgactcacgcctgtaatcctagcactctgggaggccgaggtgggaggattactcgaggtcaggatttcgagaccagcctgagca
It includes:
- the RAD1 gene encoding cell cycle checkpoint protein RAD1, translated to MPLLTQHIEDENDQYSLVASLDNVRNLSTILKAIHFREHATCFATKNGIKVTVENAKCVQANAFIQAGIFQEFTVQEESVTFRINLTVLLDCLSIFGSNPMPGTLTALRMCYQGYGYPLMLFLEEGGVVTVCKINTQEPEETLDFDFCSTNVINKIILQSEGLREAFSELDMTSEVLQITMSPDKPYFRLSTFGNAGSSHLDYPKDSDLMEAFHCNQTQVNRYKISLLKPSTKALVLSCKVSIRTDYRGFLSLQYMIRNEDGQICFVEYYCCPDEEVPES